The sequence AGGCTCTGCTATGGGCACGAAATCTGTGTAGGCACCGTGAGAGATCGCGTTACGCAGATCCGCAAACTCCTTGAGATCCTCAGCCTGGTGGGGCGTAAGGATGCGGTCGCGCTCAGCCCAGCTGACCATACGAGAAAAGCCGTCGCTTTTCTTTGCACTCAACTTCGCACGAAGAAACCCTTCAATGTCGTTGAACGCTGCGAGAAAAGCAACGGCTCTGTGAGGTGTAGTGCTTTCCGACGATGTGCTCATGGCCTCCACTGTACGGGGCACTGTACTAGCACTGTACTAGCGCTGTACTAGCATTCGTGGCCTAGGTGCGGTAGTTACCCGTTTCCAGATAGTCGCAGGCGGCCATGGTTCCTTCGTTGTAACCGCGCAGGAAAGCGTCTTGACGTTGCTGTGACGAACCATGCGTCCACAAGTCAGGCTGAACCTCGCCCTGGGTGCGCTTCTGGATATTGTCATCGCCTACGGCGCGTGCGGTATTAATCGCTGCCTCGACTTGCTGCGGTGTGACGGATTCCAAGTAGGCATTCTCTCCCTCGTCGGCATGGTTTACCCAGATGCCTGCGTAGCAGTCTGCCTGCAGTTCCAGCTTGACCGCATTGGAGTCCTTGCCCGGATTGTTGTAATCGATCAAGCCGATGGTGCCTTCCAGGTATTGGATGTGGTGGCCGAATTCGTGGGCGACAATGTACATCTGTGCCAGAGGGGCGCTCGACCCGCCGAGCTGCTCGAGCTGATCGAAGAAGCTCACATCGAAATAGGCAGACGTGTCACCGCCACAATAAAAAGGCCCGGTGTGTGCAGACGCGTAGCCGCAGCCAGATTGGGTAGAGTTTTGGAACAAGACGAGCCCCGGCTGGGTATATTCCAGGCCAGCCTGCTCCGGCAGGATTTCGGCCCACATTTGGTCGATGGATTCAGCTGCCCCCAACACGCGACAGTCTGCATACTGGTTTGCGTCGTCGGTTGTCTGGCAGTGGTCAAGACTATACCCAGTATCTTGAGCGCGTTGCGGGCTGCCGGCGATTTGGTCGAGCTGGGCCGGGTTTCCACCCATCAAAAGGAATAAACCCACGAGCAAAAGGCCACCGATGCCACCGCCACCCAGGGCGATTGCACCACCACGGCCACCGCCGGTGCGTGCACGGTTTTGATTGAGCTGACGCCCACCTTTGAAAGTCATGCGATAATCATGCCACGTCGTGTATGCGTCGGTGCACTGAACGGGTGGACTGAATGAGAGAAATCCTCATAAAGGTAGGAAAATTCGGCCCGAATTTCCTTCAAACCGGTGGAAATGAGGGGTAGGGCAAGAAACAAAGAGTCAGAGGGGGTAGACTTTCGAACGTTCATCATCACCACACGTGGAAGGACGTGGAAGAAACCGTGCTGCGCACTCACCTGGCGGGAGACCTCCGCAAAGATATCGCTGGCCAAACCGTCACCTTGACGGGCTGGGTGGCTCGTCGTCGTGATCATGGTGGCGTGATCTTCATCGATTTGCGCGACCGCTCCGGCTTGGCACAGGTGGTGTTCCGCGAGTCTAGTGTTGCTGAGGCGGCGCACGATTTGCGCAGCGAGTTCGTCATCCAGGTCACCGGTAAGGTAGAGCCACGCCCAGCAGGCTCTGAAAACCCGAACATGCCATCCGGCGAGATCGAGGTTAACGTCACCGAGCTGACCGTGCTAAATAAGTCTGCAGCTCTGCCATTCCAAATCGAAGACGCATCCTCGGGCGAAGTCGGTGAGGAAACCCGTTTGAAGTACCGCTACCTGGACTTACGCCGCGAGCGCCAGGCAGCTGGCCTGCGCCTGCGTTCCAAGGCCAACAAGGCTGCACGCGAGGTGCTGGACCGCCACGACTTCACCGAAATCGAAACCCCAACGCTGACCCGTTCTACCCCAGAGGGCGCCCGTGACTTCCTTGTGCCAGCACGTTTGCGCCCGGGTTCCTGGTACGCATTGCCCCAATCCCCGCAGCTGTTCAAACAGCTGCTCATGGTTGCGGGTATGGAGCGCTACTACCAAATCGCCCGCTGCTACCGAGATGAAGACTTCCGTGCGGACCGCCAGCCGGAGTTCACTCAACTTGACGTTGAGATGAGCTTCGTTGACCAGGACGATGTGATCGCTTTGGCCGAAGAGATCCTCGTGGAGCTGTGGAAGCTGATCGGCTACGACATCCAGACCCCGATCCCACGCATAACCTACGCCGAAGCAATGGAAAAGTACGGCTCTGATAAGCCAGACCTCCGCTTCGACATTGAGCTGGTGGAGTGCACTGAGTTCTTTAAGGACACAACATTCCGGGTGTTCCAGAATGAGTACGTTGGCGCCGTCGTGATGGACGGTGGCGCTTCCCAACCCCGCCGCCAGCTCGACGCCTGGCAGGAATGGGCTAAACAGCGCGGTGCGAAGGGGCTGGCCTACATCCTCATCGGTGAAGACGGTGAATTGTCTGGCCCGGTGGCGAAGAACATTACCGACGCAGAACGCGCAGGCATTGCTGGCCACGTCGGTGCAAAGCCGGGAGACTGTATCTTCTTCGCAGCTGGCGAGACTAAAAGCTCGCGCGCGCTCCTAGGTGCCGCACGTGGCGCGATTGCGGAAAAGCTCGGGCTGATCAAGGACGGCGACTGGGCATTTACCTGGGTGGTCGACGCCCCCATGTTCGAGCCTGCCGCAGATGCCACCGCCTCTGGTGACGTAGCACTGGGTAACTCTAAGTGGACAGCAGTCCACCACGCGTTTACCTCCCCGAAGCCAGAGTTCCTGGACTCGTTCGACAAGCAGCCAGCTGAGGCATTGGCTTATGCCTACGACATCGTGTGCAACGGCAACGAGATCGGTGGTGGCTCCATTCGTATCCATGACCGTGACGTGCAAGAGCGCGTGTTCGACGTGATGGGCATTGGCGAGGAAGAAGCGCGCGAGAAGTTCGGCTTCTTGCTGGATGCCTTCGCTTTCGGTGCTCCTCCACATGGTGGCATTGCTTTCGGCTGGGACCGCATCGTTTCCCTGCTCGGCGGCTACGAATCAATTCGTGATGTTATCGCCTTCCCGAAGTCGGGTGGTGGCGTCGATCCGCTGACTGACGCACCTGGACCAATTACGCCTGAGCAGCGAAAGGAGACTGGTGTGGACTTCAAACCGAAGAAAGAAAAGAAGAACGAAAACCAGGCTAAGGCGAAAGGCGCAGCAGAGACCACCGCCGCAGCAGGCACCGACAATGCTTAAACCGGAGCGCAGTAGAACTTGGACGTGAACCTCCCGGTGCCAGCGGTGTGCTGGCCACACGGGAGGTTTCGTGTGTTCCAGGCCATGGGACCGGTCCCGCATGGCACCATGGAAGTGGATACTTGTGAAGGAGCTCAAGATCATGGACTCAAGCCAACACCACGATGACAAAAGCATCACCGAAATCGCAGAGGATCTGCTCACCCGGCGCTATGGCGGTACGCAAAAACTCCAGGATCCGGTAGAACTCAGTGGCTCAGGCCACGCCCGCGTAATCCGCGCGCGAGTGACCTCTAGCCCTTTCCTTCCGCACCGAACCGTGATTTTGAAGCAGTCGCCACGCACGGGTGACCTTGTTGAAGATGCCGCCTTCCTGCGAGAAGTAGCATCCTACCAATTCACTACCTCCTTGGCTGAAGAGTTCCGTCCGGGGCCGGTAATTTTGGCGCATGACTGCAATAGTCGCCTGATCGTCTTGTCCGATAGCGGTGATGGTGATACGTTTGCCGATTTGCTGGAAGAATCAGATCCCGAAAAACGTGTTCAAATCCTACGCGCTTTGGGAACATCGTTGGGCCGGATGCACTCTGGTACCGCAGGCAAGGAAGAAGCCTTCAACATCTTGCTCAGTCGGCTAGGCAGAAACGACGAGAATGCTCACCGGTTTCAAGAAATCCGCGAGCGACTGCTGGAACTGGGATTTGCAGTAGGCCTGGATATCATCCGCAACGCCGGCATCGAGGTTCCACGCGAAGCAAGTGAAACAATGCCTACAATCCAGCGCCGTTTGCGCCAAGGCCGCTACCGCGCTTTTACCCCTTTCGATCTCTCACCAGACAACATCATCGTGGCTGACCGCACCGAGTTTCTGGACTATGAGTGGGCAGGGTTTCGAGATGTCTCGTTCGATCTAGCGTGTGTCATCGCGGGTTTCCCGCAATATATTTCCTTGCAGCCGATTTCAGATGATGAAGCCGCAGCCTTCACGGAGGCGTGGCTGCATGAAGTAGACGAGCTATGGCCAGGTTTAACCAACGAAGACGTGCTTCACGAACGCATCACAATCGCCCTGGTTGGGTGGGCTTTTTCCAGCGTGACCTTGATGTACTATGGCTCCCTGGCCAATATCATTTCGAGTCATGCCGCAGCCCGCGACTATCTTGAGATCACCACGGAGGATCTCGACCGCCTTGGAATCAACCCAGACCGCAGTTCCGAGACCAACACTAACTTGCTAAAGCCTGCTAACGATGTCGACTTCACTGAGGATGAATTGCTTGTGCGGCGCGATCTTTATGAAACTTTTGAGGCGTTGGGGCGCTTTGCCGCCGCCGGCCGTAATTCCTCCTACTCGGTCTTGTCTGAATTCGCATTCCACGTTGCCGAAATACTGAACGATGCACGGCTGTAGGCTCATCACGTAGTCTAAGTTCATAGTTCAAACAGAAGAGGTTCATGCAGGAGGGGTTCATGCAGGAAGGATTATTCGGAGATCCCAGCGCGCGTCGCGACGACGATTCCGCTCTCCGGGGAACCTCTTTTTTTCAGGCAGGTGCTGGGGCACCCTTAGCCGCTCGCATGCGGCCCCAATCCTTGGATGAAATTGTGGGCCAAGAACACCTCCTCGGTGAAGGTAAACCGCTGCGACGCCTGATTGAAGGATCGGGTGACGCTTCGGTGATCTTGTACGGTCCGCCCGGTACGGGAAAAACAACAATCGCGTCCCTGATTGCCCAGACGATGGGCGATAACTTCGTGGGATTGTCCGCATTGACCTCTGGGGTAAAGCAAGTCCGCCAAGTCATCGACAGCGCCACGCGTGATTTGCGCAGTGGTCGTCGTACCGTGTTGTTTATCGATGAGGTGCACAGATTTTCCAAAACTCAACAGGATGCGTTGCTCGCAGCAGTGGAAAATCGCACGATCTTGCTCGTGGCGGCGACGACGGAAAATCCTTCGTTTTCTGTCGTGGCACCGTTGCTGTCTCGTTCGCTGCTGCTGAAATTAGAGCCCCTGGATGCGGAGGATTTGCGTGAGGTGATCACGCGAGCCGTCGTCGATAAGCGAGGCCTTGACGGCAGGATTACGCTTGCCGACGATGCCCTTGACCAGCTGGTGCTGCTCGCCGGGGGCGACGCACGACGCTCTCTAACTTATCTGGAAGCTGCTGCTGAGGCTGTCAACGACGGCGCAGAACTCACGTTGGAAACGGTTCGCCACAGCGTCAATCGAGCGATTGTGCGTTACGACCGCGACGGTGACCAACACTACGATGTGACCAGCGCCTTCATTAAGTCCATCCGGGGTTCGGATGTGGATGCTGCGCTGCACTATCTGGCGCGCATGATCGAGGCAGGCGAGGACCCCCGTTTCATCGCCCGAAGGCTGGTTATTCATGCCTCTGAGGATATTGGAATGGCTGACCCGACGGCGCTGCAGACGGCAACAGCTGCATACGAAGCTGTTAGTTTCATCGGAATGCCGGAAGGTCGACTGCCCTTGGCGCAGGCCACTATCCACTTAGCGACGGCACCGAAGTCCAACGCGACGTATGTGGCTATTGATCGCGCGCTTGCCGACGTCCGCGCGGGAAAGGCAGGCCATGTACCTGCGCATCTCCGCGACGGACACTATGAGGGCGCAAAAGCGATGGGGCATGCGGTGGGGTATCTTTATCCGCATGACCACCCGACAGGCGTTGTCGCGCAGCGCTATATTCCGGAGGGCTTGGACGACGCCATTTATTATGAGCCGACTGATCACGGAAACGAGAACAGGATCCAGAATTTCGTCGGCAAGCTACGCAGAATCGTCCGCGGGCACACACGCGGGTAAAGTGTAGCGGAGTTACACCAATAACGCTGAGCGAAGCTCAGCAGAATAGAACAGACCGAAGGAGACCGCTCATGCAAACCCATGAGATCCGGGACCGCTTTACCAATTACTTTATAAGGAACGGCCACCAGGCCGTTCCGAGCGCGTCGCTGATCCTGGATGATCCTACCTTGCTGTTTGTCAACGCAGGCATGGTCCCTTTTAAACCGTATTTCCTGGGGCAGCAAAACCCGCCGTTCGAGTCAGGTACCGCAACCTCCATCCAGAAGTGCGTACGCACTCTGGATATTGAGGAGGTGGGGATAACTACCCGACACAACACGTTTTTCCAGATGGCTGGAAATTTCTCTTTCGGCCAATATTTTAAAGAAGGCGCTATCACGCACGCGTGGACGCTGTTGACATCGTCTGTTGCAGACGGTGGTTATGGGTTGGACCCTAAGCGGCTGTGGGTCACCGTGTACCTCGACGATGATGAGGCAGCCGACATTTGGGAAAACAAGATCGGTGTCCCCGCGGAGCGTATCCAGCGGCTCGGGATGGAGGACAACTACTGGTCTATGGGTATTCCGGGACCCGCGGGCCCCTGTTCGGAGATCTACTACGACCGTGGTTCGGACTACGGCCAGGACGGTGGCCCAGCCGTCGACGACAACCGCTACCTAGAGATTTGGAATCTCGTGTTTATGCAGTTTGAGCGCGGTGAGGGTGACAATAAGGGCGGCTTTGACATCCTTGGTGAGCTGCCGCAAAAGAATATTGATACCGGCATGGGTGTAGAGCGCGTTGCCTGTATCCTGCAGGGGGTGGAAAACGTCTACGAGACTGATCTGCTGCGCCCCGTCATCGACGCTGCTGAAACACTGACAGGTACCAAATACGATGACGGTAACGCCGACGCCGATATTCGTTTCCGTGTGATCGCAGACCATGCACGTACTTCGATGATGATCATCCTAGACGGTGTAACCCCATCGAACGAGGGCCGCGGTTATATTCTGCGCCGACTTTTGCGCCGCATTGTGCGCTCTGCTCGTCTGCTGGGCGCAACCGGCGAGACTCTGGACACGTTCATGAACACCATCATGGACACCATGACACCGTCATTTCCTGAGATTGCGGAGAACCGGGAGCGGATCTTGCGTGTGGCTACTGCCGAAGAGCGCGCCTTCTTGAAGACCCTTGCTTCCGGCACCGAGCGTTTCGACGACGCCGCAGCCGAGGTGAGGTCTAAGGGTGCACGGATCTTGTCGGGTTCTCAGGCGTTCGAACTGCACGACACGTATGGTTTCCCCATCGACCTCACCATCGAGATGGCCGCTGAAGCTGGCCTCGAAGTAGACATGGCAGCTTTCGATGCAGAGATGACGCAGCAGCGGGAGCGCGCCAAGGCGGACTCCCGTGCGAAGAAGAGCGCAGGGGCCGATGAGTCCGTCTACCGCGAGTGGGTTGACAACCAGCCGACGGAGTTCGTGGGATTCGATAACCTTGAGGCAGAATCGACAGTGATCGGCTTGGTTAAGGACGGCCACAAGGTCAACCAGGTCACCGCAGGCGATGAAGTAGAGGTGATCCTGGATTTGTCGCCGATGTACGCTGAGGCAGGTGGCCAGCTCGGCGACCGAGGCCGAATTATCGTTGGCGACACCGTGCTTAATGTCAACGACGTGCAGAAAATTGGCAAGAAGTTGTGGGTTCACAAGGCGACTGTGCAAAACGGTGGCCTCGATTTAGGCTCCGTCGTGCGCGCCGAGGTTGATGGGCGCTGGCGCCATGGTGCGCGTCAAGCACATACCGCGACTCACCTGATTCACGCAGCCCTTCGTGAAGTGCTTGGCCCTACCGCTGTTCAAGCTGGGTCGATGAACAAACCTGGCTACCTGCGCTTCGACTTTAACTTCACTGAGCAACTTACCGAGGCACAGCTGGAGCAGATTTCGGTTATCGCCAACCAGGCGGTGGACGCTGACTACGCAGTAAATACCATTGAAACCTCTCTTGATGAGGCGAAGGCAATGGGAGCAATCGCGCTATTCGGTGAGAATTATGGCGACCAGGTACGGGTGGTTGAAATCGGCGGGCCGTTTTCCATCGAACTGTGTGGAGGTACTCACGTGGATCACTCCTCCCAGATCGGCCCGATCGCAGTGCTTGGAGAATCGTCGGTAGGTTCCGGCGCGCGCCGGATTGAGGCATATTCTGGTATGGATTCCTTCCGCTATTTCTCGAAGGAAGCCGCATTGGCCTCCGGTCTAGCCCAGGAGTTAAAGACCCCTACCAACCAACTCCCAGAGCGCATCGCTCAATTGACCGAGAAACTCAAAGCAGCCGAGAAAGAAATCGCAGCACTGCACCAGAAGCAGTTGCTTAGCCAAACCGGTGAGTTAATGGAGAAGTCGGTCCACGCCGGAGACTTCACACTGTTGAACCACCAACTGTCTGACGGGACCAATGCCGGTGATCTTCGTACCATTGCCCAAGATCTGCGTGGACGCTTCGGTGAACAACCAGCGGTTGTTGTGCTCACCGCTGCTAACTCCGGCAAAGTCCCGTTTGCTGTTGGCGTTTCTGCCGGTGCCCTCGACAAGGGCATCAAGGCGGGCGACATGGTGAAAGTATTTGCAGGGTACGTCGACGGTAAGGGAGGCGGTAAACCCGACCTCGCACAAGGCTCCGGCTCGAACGCTGCAGGCATTGAGGAAGGTTTCCGCGCAATTCATGAAGAGCTTCAGGCACGGTAACCTCCAGCGGTGCCCGGTCGGGTTCGATCACATACGGACGAATTCTGTAGCAATTGGTGACGTTCACACGCTTTTTGGGGTACTGTAACGGATTGGTTACGAAACACGCCCGGATGTGTAGCTATCACAACATATAAAGCGGATAGCGTGGATGCGACCGGAAATACCGTCATTTCAACTTGTGAAGGACACTGGACTAACGCCTATGGCTGCTCAGCAGATCACACACGACACACCCGGTGTCGATGACCCCGGCCCAGGTCGGCGCATCGGCATCGATGTCGGGACAGTTCGAATGGGTGTTGCCTCATCGAATCGGGAGGCCACACTGGCCACTCCGGTGGAAACAGTGCCCCGAGTCACCGGTTTCAAAGACCGTGATCAAGAAGATATTGATCGTTTGCTTGACATTATTGAGGAATACCAGGCGGTCGAAATCGTCGTCGGGCTGCCCCGAAATCTCAAAGGCCATGGATCCGCGAGTGTAAAACACGCAAAAGAAATCGCCTTTCGCATCAATCGCAGGCTCGGAGGCACCATCCCCGTGCGCTTAGCTGATGAGAGATTAACCACAGTTGTTGCCCACCAAGCTTTACGCGCATCAGGTGTCTCGGAGAAGGCAGGCCGTGCCGTGGTGGACCAAGCAGCAGCGGTAGAAATCCTCCAATCGTGGCTCGACGGCCGCGCAAACTATCTCAAGATCAGTAGTGAGAGTAAGGAGAACAATTCATGAGCTCCCAGCGTTCATCCCGGGGTCGCACCGGTGCAGTAGCGGTACTGGTCACCTCATTACTGCTGATCATCGGCGCAGTCGCCTATATCGGTTTCGCCGTGACTACATCATCAGGTAACTCCGTCTCGCGCGACTTCGAAGGTACCGGCAACGGTGTGGAGCAAATCATTGAGATCCCGGAAGGAAGCTCGATGTCAGCCCTGGGCCCAGAGTTGGAAGAGTTGGGCGTCGTTAAGTCCGACTCTGCGTTCCAGACGGCTGCCGCCAACAACCCTGATTCGGGGAATATTCAGCCTGGTTTTTATCGTCTGCAGAAGCAGATGAGCGCTGCCGCTGCGGTGGAGGCACTACTGAACCCCGAGAATCAGATCGATCTGCTAGACATTCCAGGTGGCGCTACCCTGTCCGACATCACCGTGGTTGGCGGTGACACCCGGTTTGGAATCTACACCATGATTTCGAATGTCACCTGTGAAAACGGCAGCCAGGAACAGTGCATCACCGCCGGCGAGCTTGAAAGTGCAGGTGCTAATGCAGACCCTGGCGTACTGGGCGTGCCCACGTGGGCCCTGGCTCAGGTCGAGGAGCGCACCGGCGATCCGAAGCGGATCGAAGGATTGATCGCACCAGGCCAATACGTTGTTGACCCGAATTCAACCGCCGAGGAAATCCTCACCGATCTCATTACTCGTTCGACAGCAAAGTACAATGACACGGGCATCGTTGAACGTGCAGGAGCGATCGGCCTGACCCCGTACGAGCTGCTGACCGCAGCCTCGCTGGTGGAGCGTGAGGCTCCTGCCGGTGAGTTCGATAAGGTCGCCCGTGTTATTCTTAACCGCCTCAATGAGCCGATGCGCCTCGAGTTCGACTCCACAGTGAACTACGGCCTCGAGGACGTCGAGGTAGCAACCACCGACGAGGACCGCGCCCGCGAAACCCCGTGGAACACGTATGCGATGGACGGCTTGCCTGCCACCCCGATCGCCTCTCCATCAGAAACGGCGATCGAGGCAATGGAGAACCCAGCGGACGGTAACTGGCTGTTCTTCGTCACCATCGACCAGGACGGCACCACGGTATTCAATAACACCTTTGAGGAACACCTCAACGACGTGCAGCGTGCACAACAGTCCGGCATCCTCGACTCCAATCGCTAGGAGCACACTACAGATGTCTACTCTTACCTCCGCGACATACAAGGCCGCTGTACTGGGGCTGCCCGTTGAGCACTCACTGTCACCAGTCTTGCACGGCGCGGGTTTCTCTGCCGCCGGATTAGACAACTGGGAGTACGAACGCATTGAGTGCTCCGCGGAAGATCTTCCACGCATTGTTGGTCAAGCCAGCGAGGACTACCGCGGTTTCTCAGTCACAATGCCCGGCAAGTTTGCGGCGCTGGAATTCGCCGACGAGGTCACCGAGCGCGCACGCTTGATCGGGGCAGCGAACACACTCGTACGCACTGAAGTGGGCTGGCGCGCCGATAACACCGACTGTGAGGGCATACTCTACGCCTTTAGTGAGCTTATCGACGATCAATCCACACTCGAACACGTCGTTCTGATTGGGGCGGGGGGTACAGCGCGGCCCGCTGTGTGGGCGCTGGGAACGTTGGGCGTGGAACGCATCACAATGATCAATCGGTCCGACCGTCGTGCAGAGTTCGAAGAGCTGATCGCGCGTTTCGACGCCACCGTTGATTTCGTACGCTTCGATGCAGAGCTAGAGTCCATCACGATGTCGGCCGATGCCATTATTTCCACTGTTCCATCCGCGGGGATCGAAGACTATGTTCCACAGTTGGGGCATGCACCAGTGCTTGACGTGATCTATGATCCGTGGCCCACCCCGTTAGTGATCCGGGCCGCTGCCAATGGATATCGCACCGTGGGCGGTCACGTGATGCTGGCTGGCCAGGCCTATAGTCAATTTGCACAGTTTACCGGCGTGGACGCCCCACGCGAGGCGATGCGCCGAGCGCTGGAGGACCGCCTCGGCTAGCATCGGTGCCATGGTAGGACTCGGGGGAGTACTTTTGTGGAGCGTTGCTCTTTGCTTTTATGATGTGGCATTTCGGCGTCTCCCAGACTGGCTTACAGTACCGGCAGGGGTGGTAGCCATCGCGACTGCGGTAATCCTCAATCCGCATGCCTTGGTCGGGGCGATCTGGCCGTTTCTGTACTTGTGCGTGGCATGGCGAGCAGGCGGGATAGGAGGCGGGGACATCAAGTTGGCGGTGCCACTAGGGATCTGGGTGGCGTGGCACACGG comes from Corynebacterium cystitidis and encodes:
- the ruvX gene encoding Holliday junction resolvase RuvX, yielding MAAQQITHDTPGVDDPGPGRRIGIDVGTVRMGVASSNREATLATPVETVPRVTGFKDRDQEDIDRLLDIIEEYQAVEIVVGLPRNLKGHGSASVKHAKEIAFRINRRLGGTIPVRLADERLTTVVAHQALRASGVSEKAGRAVVDQAAAVEILQSWLDGRANYLKISSESKENNS
- the aspS gene encoding aspartate--tRNA ligase; the encoded protein is MLRTHLAGDLRKDIAGQTVTLTGWVARRRDHGGVIFIDLRDRSGLAQVVFRESSVAEAAHDLRSEFVIQVTGKVEPRPAGSENPNMPSGEIEVNVTELTVLNKSAALPFQIEDASSGEVGEETRLKYRYLDLRRERQAAGLRLRSKANKAAREVLDRHDFTEIETPTLTRSTPEGARDFLVPARLRPGSWYALPQSPQLFKQLLMVAGMERYYQIARCYRDEDFRADRQPEFTQLDVEMSFVDQDDVIALAEEILVELWKLIGYDIQTPIPRITYAEAMEKYGSDKPDLRFDIELVECTEFFKDTTFRVFQNEYVGAVVMDGGASQPRRQLDAWQEWAKQRGAKGLAYILIGEDGELSGPVAKNITDAERAGIAGHVGAKPGDCIFFAAGETKSSRALLGAARGAIAEKLGLIKDGDWAFTWVVDAPMFEPAADATASGDVALGNSKWTAVHHAFTSPKPEFLDSFDKQPAEALAYAYDIVCNGNEIGGGSIRIHDRDVQERVFDVMGIGEEEAREKFGFLLDAFAFGAPPHGGIAFGWDRIVSLLGGYESIRDVIAFPKSGGGVDPLTDAPGPITPEQRKETGVDFKPKKEKKNENQAKAKGAAETTAAAGTDNA
- the mltG gene encoding endolytic transglycosylase MltG; this encodes MSSQRSSRGRTGAVAVLVTSLLLIIGAVAYIGFAVTTSSGNSVSRDFEGTGNGVEQIIEIPEGSSMSALGPELEELGVVKSDSAFQTAAANNPDSGNIQPGFYRLQKQMSAAAAVEALLNPENQIDLLDIPGGATLSDITVVGGDTRFGIYTMISNVTCENGSQEQCITAGELESAGANADPGVLGVPTWALAQVEERTGDPKRIEGLIAPGQYVVDPNSTAEEILTDLITRSTAKYNDTGIVERAGAIGLTPYELLTAASLVEREAPAGEFDKVARVILNRLNEPMRLEFDSTVNYGLEDVEVATTDEDRARETPWNTYAMDGLPATPIASPSETAIEAMENPADGNWLFFVTIDQDGTTVFNNTFEEHLNDVQRAQQSGILDSNR
- a CDS encoding replication-associated recombination protein A, producing MQEGLFGDPSARRDDDSALRGTSFFQAGAGAPLAARMRPQSLDEIVGQEHLLGEGKPLRRLIEGSGDASVILYGPPGTGKTTIASLIAQTMGDNFVGLSALTSGVKQVRQVIDSATRDLRSGRRTVLFIDEVHRFSKTQQDALLAAVENRTILLVAATTENPSFSVVAPLLSRSLLLKLEPLDAEDLREVITRAVVDKRGLDGRITLADDALDQLVLLAGGDARRSLTYLEAAAEAVNDGAELTLETVRHSVNRAIVRYDRDGDQHYDVTSAFIKSIRGSDVDAALHYLARMIEAGEDPRFIARRLVIHASEDIGMADPTALQTATAAYEAVSFIGMPEGRLPLAQATIHLATAPKSNATYVAIDRALADVRAGKAGHVPAHLRDGHYEGAKAMGHAVGYLYPHDHPTGVVAQRYIPEGLDDAIYYEPTDHGNENRIQNFVGKLRRIVRGHTRG
- the alaS gene encoding alanine--tRNA ligase, with the translated sequence MQTHEIRDRFTNYFIRNGHQAVPSASLILDDPTLLFVNAGMVPFKPYFLGQQNPPFESGTATSIQKCVRTLDIEEVGITTRHNTFFQMAGNFSFGQYFKEGAITHAWTLLTSSVADGGYGLDPKRLWVTVYLDDDEAADIWENKIGVPAERIQRLGMEDNYWSMGIPGPAGPCSEIYYDRGSDYGQDGGPAVDDNRYLEIWNLVFMQFERGEGDNKGGFDILGELPQKNIDTGMGVERVACILQGVENVYETDLLRPVIDAAETLTGTKYDDGNADADIRFRVIADHARTSMMIILDGVTPSNEGRGYILRRLLRRIVRSARLLGATGETLDTFMNTIMDTMTPSFPEIAENRERILRVATAEERAFLKTLASGTERFDDAAAEVRSKGARILSGSQAFELHDTYGFPIDLTIEMAAEAGLEVDMAAFDAEMTQQRERAKADSRAKKSAGADESVYREWVDNQPTEFVGFDNLEAESTVIGLVKDGHKVNQVTAGDEVEVILDLSPMYAEAGGQLGDRGRIIVGDTVLNVNDVQKIGKKLWVHKATVQNGGLDLGSVVRAEVDGRWRHGARQAHTATHLIHAALREVLGPTAVQAGSMNKPGYLRFDFNFTEQLTEAQLEQISVIANQAVDADYAVNTIETSLDEAKAMGAIALFGENYGDQVRVVEIGGPFSIELCGGTHVDHSSQIGPIAVLGESSVGSGARRIEAYSGMDSFRYFSKEAALASGLAQELKTPTNQLPERIAQLTEKLKAAEKEIAALHQKQLLSQTGELMEKSVHAGDFTLLNHQLSDGTNAGDLRTIAQDLRGRFGEQPAVVVLTAANSGKVPFAVGVSAGALDKGIKAGDMVKVFAGYVDGKGGGKPDLAQGSGSNAAGIEEGFRAIHEELQAR
- a CDS encoding shikimate dehydrogenase gives rise to the protein MSTLTSATYKAAVLGLPVEHSLSPVLHGAGFSAAGLDNWEYERIECSAEDLPRIVGQASEDYRGFSVTMPGKFAALEFADEVTERARLIGAANTLVRTEVGWRADNTDCEGILYAFSELIDDQSTLEHVVLIGAGGTARPAVWALGTLGVERITMINRSDRRAEFEELIARFDATVDFVRFDAELESITMSADAIISTVPSAGIEDYVPQLGHAPVLDVIYDPWPTPLVIRAAANGYRTVGGHVMLAGQAYSQFAQFTGVDAPREAMRRALEDRLG
- a CDS encoding phosphotransferase translates to MAPWKWILVKELKIMDSSQHHDDKSITEIAEDLLTRRYGGTQKLQDPVELSGSGHARVIRARVTSSPFLPHRTVILKQSPRTGDLVEDAAFLREVASYQFTTSLAEEFRPGPVILAHDCNSRLIVLSDSGDGDTFADLLEESDPEKRVQILRALGTSLGRMHSGTAGKEEAFNILLSRLGRNDENAHRFQEIRERLLELGFAVGLDIIRNAGIEVPREASETMPTIQRRLRQGRYRAFTPFDLSPDNIIVADRTEFLDYEWAGFRDVSFDLACVIAGFPQYISLQPISDDEAAAFTEAWLHEVDELWPGLTNEDVLHERITIALVGWAFSSVTLMYYGSLANIISSHAAARDYLEITTEDLDRLGINPDRSSETNTNLLKPANDVDFTEDELLVRRDLYETFEALGRFAAAGRNSSYSVLSEFAFHVAEILNDARL
- the ypfJ gene encoding KPN_02809 family neutral zinc metallopeptidase, translated to MTFKGGRQLNQNRARTGGGRGGAIALGGGGIGGLLLVGLFLLMGGNPAQLDQIAGSPQRAQDTGYSLDHCQTTDDANQYADCRVLGAAESIDQMWAEILPEQAGLEYTQPGLVLFQNSTQSGCGYASAHTGPFYCGGDTSAYFDVSFFDQLEQLGGSSAPLAQMYIVAHEFGHHIQYLEGTIGLIDYNNPGKDSNAVKLELQADCYAGIWVNHADEGENAYLESVTPQQVEAAINTARAVGDDNIQKRTQGEVQPDLWTHGSSQQRQDAFLRGYNEGTMAACDYLETGNYRT